A genomic stretch from Ictalurus punctatus breed USDA103 chromosome 2, Coco_2.0, whole genome shotgun sequence includes:
- the slc5a11 gene encoding sodium/myo-inositol cotransporter 2: MASTVIPNVSPTPTEGVSNQPNTLSGADIAVLVVYFILILAVGLWSMWKTKRSTVSGYFLAGKNMTWWPVGTSLFASNVGSGHFIGLAGSAAASGIGPIAYEWNGMLVVLLLAWLFLPIYIASGVTTMPEYLQKRFGGKRIQIFIAILSLFIYIFTKISVDMYAGAVFIQQALGWNIYLAVIVLLIITALYTVAGGLAAVIYTDAAQTVIMLIGALTLMGFSFVEVGGLQAIFVGYSNAIPSIRVPNTTCGIPREDAFHIFRDPVTSDLPWPGVLLGMTVPSIWYWCSDQVIVQRSLASKNLLHAKGGSLLASYLKVLPFFMMVLPGMISRILYPDEVGCADPKVCEQVCGNSVGCSDIAYAKLVMELLPSGLRGLMMAVMLAALMSSLTSIFNSSSTLFTMDLWRYFHRAASEWELMIVGRVFVLVLVVVSVLWIPLVQASQGGQLFIYLQSISTYLQPPVSVVFMAGCFWRRTSEKGAFWGLVLGLLVGITRMILDFIYPEPQCYETDTRPEVIKSVHYLYFSIIVSLLTLAVVVCVSLATEKPTEEQISRLTWFTRFDPVKSSEENKEAGTLTIDNGLQHDQEKSPGNVAEHTNDSSTRHAETRSKLKSTLLWLCGMDQDSEGEQPSSPPPEAVACSLEEEPCLRHVVNANLIVCLSVAVFLFAFWA; this comes from the exons ATGGCTAGTACTGTGATCCCCAATGTCTCCCCTACACCCACGGAAGGGGTCTCAAACCAACCAAACACTCTCTCTGGAGCTGATATAGCAGTGCTTGTTGTGTATTTCATATTGATCCTGGCAGTAGGACTATGG TCTATGTGGAAAACCAAGAGAAGCACAGTGAGTGGATATTTCCTAGCAGGCAAAAACATGACCTGGTGGCCG GTGGGCACATCTCTGTTTGCTAGTAATGTGGGCAGCGGTCACTTCATTGGTCTGGCTGGATCAGCAGCTGCAAGTGGCATTGGCCCAATTGCATATGAGTGGAAT GGTATGCTGGTTGTTCTGCTCCTAGCCTGGCTCTTCCTGCCCATCTACATAGCTTCTGGG GTGACAACTATGCCGGAATATCTTCAGAAGAGATTTGGAGGCAAAAGGATACAGATATTTATTGCTattttgtcattatttatttacatcttCACAAAAATATCG GTGGATATGTATGCTGGGGCTGTGTTCATTCAGCAGGCTCTGGGCTGGAATATTTACCTTGCTGTCATTGTTCTCCTCATTATTACTGCTCTCTATACAGTAGCAG GTGGCCTGGCAGCCGTCATCTACACTGATGCAGCTCAGACTGTCATCATGCTGATCGGGGCCCTGACACTTATGGGTTTCA GTTTTGTGGAGGTTGGGGGCTTGCAGGCCATTTTTGTTGGCTACAGCAATGCCATTCCCTCCATTAGAGTCCCAAACACCACCTGCGGGATCCCTCGTGAGGATGCCTTCCACATTTTCCGGGATcctgtgacctctgaccttccCTGGCCAGGGGTGCTCCTGGGAATGACGGTCCCCTCCATATGGTACTGGTGTTCGGATCAG GTTATAGTGCAGCGCTCGCTGGCTTCTAAGAACCTCTTGCATGCTAAAGGAGGCTCTTTGCTGGCTTCCTACCTTAAGGTCCTGCCCTTCTTCATGATGGTGCTGCCAGGCATGATCAGCCGAATCCTCTATCCAG ATGAGGTTGGCTGTGCAGACCCTAAAGTGTGTGAACAGGTTTGTGGGAATTCTGTGGGCTGCTCTGACATCGCCTATGCCAAACTGGTCATGGAACTCCTTCCTTCAG GTCTGCGGGGTCTGATGATGGCCGTAATGCTAGCTGCTCTCATGTCTTCGCTGACCTCCATTTTTAACAGCTCCAGCACTCTGTTCACCATGGACTTGTGGAGATATTTCCACCGTGCTGCCTCAGAATGGGAACTCATGATCGTAGGCAG agtgtttgTCCTGGTCTTGGTGGTGGTGTCTGTGCTATGGATCCCCCTGGTTCAGGCCAGTCAAGGTGGCCAGCTCTTCATCTACCTCCAGTCTATCAGCACCTACCTGCAGCCGCCTGTCTCTGTTGTATTCATGGCAGGCTGCTTCTGGAGAAGGACAAGCGAGaag GGGGCATTCTGGGGTTTGGTGCTGGGGCTGCTGGTTGGCATTACAAGGATGATTCTGGATTTCATCTACCCTGAACCACAATGCTACGAGACAGACACCAGACCTGAAGTGATCAAATCTGTTCACTATCTGTATTTCTCAATCATCGTCTCGCTGCTCACACTTGCTGTGGTGGTGTGTGTCAGCCTGGCCACAGAGAAACCCACAGAAGAACAG ATAAGTCGGCTGACGTGGTTCACAAGGTTTGATCCTGTGAAGAGCagtgaggaaaataaagaaGCTGGAACACTTACTATCGATAATGGCTTACAGCATGACCAGGAGAAGAGTCCAGGAAATGTGGCCGAGCACACAAATG ACTCCAGTACACGACATGCTGAGACACGCTCTAAACTGAAGTCCACTCTGCTCTGGCTGTGTGGGATGGATCAGGATTCAGAAGGAGAACAGCCCTCTTCACCACCACCTGAGGCTGTCGCGTGCTCCCTTGAGGAAGAGCCCTGTCTGAGGCATGTGGTAAATGCCAACCTCATTGTCTGCCTGTCAGTGGCAGTATTTCTGTTTGCCTTCTGGGCATGA